The window CAATGCCCAAGGCAGGGCCACTTCTCAGCCCTAGCTCTGGGCCAGCACAGTGCCCCGGTTTGGCTGCACCAACTCACAGGCTCTTAGCTGGGGTTCTGGCAGGTGGGGCTCGGCTAGAAACAGATTAGACAGTGTTGCTAATTCTTCAGCAAAGTCCTGGAATACAtagaaagatgagggaaaaggCAGCATGTAATAATTCTCAATGGCTCATCCTTTGTCACTAAAGACCACAACCTGGCTGgctatattattttttctcaactGCCCTCCACACTGAAATGGACATGAAACCTTGTCTGTTTGttagtactctgggaggctgaagttatGGCAGGGAGCGAACTCTGATGGAGGCACAGGCTTGACCAGTTTTTGAGTACTACTGAGTGCATCTACTTCATCTTGAAATTATTATTCCCGTTAAAATCCAggttattctaattttaaaaacccatataATGGGCTGTGCTGCTTTCCAACTAACTGCCTGCCTTTCGTCCGTCTTCCCACTAACACAGTCCCTCATATAATAACTACTCAAATCGGGACAATTTCAGGGTGGCCCTGAAGACTCTTGACAAAAATCCACTTAGTTTGGCCCCATCACTTGCTTCCTTTCAGGACAGATGGGATATGTAACACCTGTTCTCTCTCCACCTAAAAGACAGGAGACTCCTTACCCCTGGCCACTGGGCCTGGTGGAGGCTGCCCAGGCAGGCCTCTATCTCCATCCGTCCCATCAGACCCTTCTCCACCAGCTCCCGTAGCAAGAATAGCAGCAAGTCCCACTGCAAAACACACCGAGGTCAGGGTTGCTAGGAGGACGACAGAGTGACCCTGATGACAGAGATTGAGATCTCAAAGGGCAGAGCTGCTGGGAAGAGACTTGAGATGGATAAATGGAGCCCATTTCTGTGTGGAACAGGAAGGGGAAATAAAGGATGCAGAGCAGCTCATAGTTTGGGGCAAGGGTGGTGGATGTTCAGAGTGTGACTGCAGAGGGCTTCTTGTTCCGTCTGACTCACCTCCCTTGGCCTTGTGTCTGCCAGAAGCCCCACATTTCTTGGgctcagcagcagctgcagcGGAACCGGCCCCTGAAAGTCTTCCTTCCACAAGGAAAGCAGCATGTGCAGAAGCCTTCGAGCCTGCCCTCTCTCCAGCCTGTACTGTGCCGGGGGCCCTAGGATAGGAATTTGATCTGCAACTGTGGAAAGAGGAAAGCCAAGCTTTAAAAGATGGgggcaggccgggtgcggtgactcacacctataatcccaacacttcgggaggctgaggtgggcagatcaggggttcgagaccagtctggccaacatagtgaaaccccatctctattaaaaataccaaaattagccaggcgtggtggaaggcacctgtagtcccagctacttggccgaggcagaattgcttgaacccgggaggcagaggttgcagttagctaagatcgtgccactgcactccagcctgggcaacagaacaagattccgtctcaaaaaaaaaaaaaaaaaaaaaaaaagggacagaagAGGGCTCTGTTTCTAATCTTGCTTGTACCCAACCCTGAGATTTGGGGGATCAGGCAAGAGAGGGATTTGATGGAAAGCAACCATACCGAGGAGGGAAGCTAACTCCACAGAGCACTTTGCCAGATGCTGCTCAGCAGGTGGGCACAGGAACTGcggttggggtgggggggaaaGAGAGACCATAGGTATCACCATGCTTACTGCTGCGAGAACTGGCCCTGAGCCAGTGTGGCTCTGGTTATCAGGTCTCACACAAGGACACAGAAAAAAGCCCCCCGGTGGCAGATGCCACAGCTCACCTGGCGGCACCGCAGCGTCTGGCCCAGCTGGCCTAGGAGCTGTTCCAGATGCTCTGGGGAGACTCCCTCGTCAGGGTCCCGTGGCCCCACGGCCAAGGAGAGCACGTCCTGTGAAGAGCAGGGGGAGATATCACCTTGCGCTGGGGGCCAGGATGCCACAGAGAATTTGGCTTGGGACAGGGATCAGCCAGTGGAGAGAGGCAGAAGAATGGGCCCCGGGATATGGTGAGTAAAGCCAAGTTGCCCCTAGACCTGGGACTTGGGCAGGATAATACAGCCAGGGGAAGCAACCATGTGGACAACAAAAGAGGGAACAGATGGAGGTCAGCTGAGGGACAGTAGGCTGCCATAGCATGGGAAACGTCACTCAACTTGGGACCAAACTGTAGCTAACCAACTCCCATAGGGCATCTTATTCTTGAAGCATGTAAGGAAACCGGCCTATCAGATACCGTCTTAGTATCGTCTGTCTCTCAAGCCTCTCTGTTCATCTTCTCTGGAGAGCTGAGCTTTCAATACAGAAATCCTCTGCATATTGACAACCAGTATCAAATGGCCACTaagcctcttcctctccctcctacaTAATCTCCATTTTTTAGTCATTGTACCTTATAGTCCCTATTCCAATCTCTATTCCTAGATCATTACCCTAGACCAGaaccagacagtaaatattttaggctttgcaggccataaaGTCTGTGTCCCAACTATGCAACTCTGCTGTTCAGTAGttgcacaaaagcagccataggcagCTCGTACACAAATTAATATGGCTGCATTCCACTAAAACTTCACTCACAAAACAAGGGGCTGGCTCGCTTCAGTCCATGGGCTGTTTCTTGACTCCTGCTCTAGAGAGtctttgagttttaaaataaagttaggaGAACTGATGGTTTATTCTTACTGCCTGTAACTAAACAAGCATCACCTCCCACATAGAACATTTCTGAAATTGTCTCCAAATACTGGGGCGACTGCCTCCTAGAGACTCATTTGCTATCAAGCCATTCACCACCgcactctcatcaccatctgcATAATAAGCATTTAGTCAAAAATGTCCTAGCTGCCCTTTTCCCCTTTTGGATGATTAAAAAGTCAGAGTGACAATTAGGAAAACCATTCAATTCAGCTCTGCCCTACCTAACCCCCATTCAGTAATGAGTGAAACGGGGACTAGCTGGACAGCACAGACAGCTTCTACATAAAAATCCTGGAGCTGATgtgagaaaggaaaaaccagGAACAGAGCAGGGGGGTGGGAGCAGGGAAGCCAAAGGGAGTAGGGTAGCCGTGTACTTTTATCTCGGagatgaggtgggaggggaggggagcatgGTGCTCACAGGCGCGGGAGCAGCCCCTCCGCTCCCCCCGGGCAGCAGGTTCAGGACCCTGGGCTCGAAGTGTGCGACTCACTGCTGCTTTCACCTCCCTCCTGATCAGTGCTGTGGGGCAGAGGGAGAATGGGAAAGGAATCACGGGAGGGCCCTGCACAGGTTCACCATGCTAACCCATGCCTTTTGCTGTTTCCTACTGGCTCTCAGTCCCATCGCCCACAAGATGCCTCTGACTCTCTGCCAGTCCACTTTTTAAACACTTGATTCAGCCACTCCCCCATCCAGGACCTTACCTGTGATGTTGGCTGACAGCCAAGCACAGGCTTTCTCTGTTGCAAGCCCCACAGCAATGTTCTCTGCACTGCTCAGAACCTGCGAAACAGAACTACAGAgtcaggggctaggggagggCTGGGTGCAACAAAGGATGCCAGAGTCGAGCACTGACCCCGCCCCCACACACCCTCCCGCAGCCTCAGACTACTCCGTGCACCTCCCCACAACTGCCTGGCCTGCTAGCTGCAGGCCTCCCTCACACGTACGGCTGCCGGGGTCTCCTCTGGAAGCAGCGCCCGCACAGCCCCAGGGCTCTTCCTTTGACAGAACCTAAAAGGGGACAGATGGGGTCAGTGATCTCTGGGTATTTCAGCCTGGCTGCAGAAGTAAATGCCCCGAGTGCACCAAGCCCCTGACCTGGGAGGCTGTACCTTGGAAGGAGGCACCGTTTGCCCTCCCGCCCCACCCCAGGTGCCAGAGAAAAGACAAGCCCAACTGCCAGCCCCACAGCATCACACACGCTCCCAAACCTAGGTTTGGCTTTTGTGCCACAGAAGGCCTACAGCCAGTGCAGGGCTTATAGAGAATGGGcgcagggagaagaaaaaaggaggcatgaagagaagaaagggaaaaaagagtaagtgtgaaggaggaaagaaaggacagAGAAAGCCAAGAGGAGAGTGGATCAAATGGACCAGCGCTGCTTACTCCCGCCCCAGGGCCAATGCCTGGGCCCCGTGAGGGCACAGCTGGGAACACAAGATCTCCAACAGCTGGGCTGGgtctcccccttcctctccctgtgtcaccAGCTGCTCTTGGAGAAGTGACTCTGCCTGGCGCACCAGATCTGCCACCAGTGTAGCCCTGCAGCAGGGACAGCAAGGTTGGGGATGGTTGGAGGGTTAATCGGAAAGAGGCTGAAAATTTATGGGAATTTGGTCAgaaatttgcttcaaaatgtGTCAGCCATTTCAGCCCCACACCCACCCTCTGGCTGACCTTCTCAGTTTAGCAACtgaggaaaaaggggaaaaaatggtaGGGCGATGAGACCAGGATCCTTAACCCACTCTTACTTGATATGTTTGACACAGTTTGATCCAATTCTTTCTGCCACGAACTCTACGGTCCGGCGCAAGGAGGGCGGCTGGTTGTGGAAAAAGGCCTGGGCGAGCTGTgcctggggggaggagggagaggcagcaAGGCTTCCTCCAGCCTCCCTGTCCCCGCCCCCAACCCCCCCTCATTTTCCCCACGGCTGTCTCCGCCCTGCCCTTACCTGCAGCCCCTGGCTGGTCTGGGAAGGCTGGGCTCCCAGGCTGGTGGTAGTGGTGGGGGTGATTTTCCTCATGAAGCCCCCACTCCGTCCACTACTGCCTGACACCCACGAAGCGAGCAGTTTCCGGAGCTCTCCTGTATCAGTGAAGTCCAAGTTCTCAGTTCCAGAACCCTCTCCCCTCCCTAAGTATCATGGACTTTACTTGTGGAGTCAAGAGGCTCAGATACCCAGGAATGACTATGAACGGAGCAATATCCAAGGGAGCTGGGCCAAGGGGGTGCCTTTTGGGTACTCATGGAGGGACAGACCAAGGACCGTCCAGGGAAGACCGGTGCTCACCGATGTAGGGGCAGCAGGTGTAGAGCAGCTGCTGGTCCACCACAGGCGCATTGTCCTGGGGAGAAAAGGTTGGTGTCAGCAgactgcccctcccccagcgcACCCAGAAAGCAGGCAGTTGGCAGGGCCTTTACAAGGGTTACATCTGCCCCTGGCTGGGCCTCCCCAGGCAGCCCACTTCCTTTATTCCTGAGTTTCCCATGGCTCTGGCGGAACCCCAGCACTCACCAAGCCATGCTCTGGGGCTACTGTGTCCACCTCAAAGGCATATGAGGGACCCTCTTCCAGAAAGAACAAGTCCTCAGGGACTGTGGGAATCTGGCAAGACAGTCACAATTCAGGTCAACTTCAGAGACCCCCACCCAACCCACCCCACCTCCTGCACGGTCCCAGGGTGTAGGCGCCAGCTTCAAAGCAGCCACCTCTGAGATGATGGGAATCCCCAGGCCTTTCCTGAACCTTCGTCTTCCAGCCCTTGCCTCATTCGCACTCAGACATTTGCCCACTCCCCATCTTCAGCTGTAGAACCTCTCTCCAATCTGGACCCTCACTCTGCCCACCTGGAAAAGCCAGCCCAGGACAGCAAGTAGCAGCAGCTTGTTCAGGAAACACATCTTCCCCTCACTCTCCTGCGACAACACCAAGCTCCTGAAACATCAATGGGCAGTACACGGGTTTGagcagaaaggggaagggaatggAGGCAAACGCCATCAGTGGAAACTGGCTTGCAAAAGCAGAACTAAAAGGGACTGGGGCCATGTTGGCAAGCAGGATCCCCCCAGCCCCGCCTCCTGCATGGGGACTGTCTCTCAGCGGGGCCACCTCAGGAACAGCATGAGGCCAATGAAAGTGCAGATGATTTCCCACTGTACCTCAGGGGAGCCAATCGTGCCTCTCCCAGGGCTCAGTTATGGCCAGGGCCCCACACGCACAGTGCAGACTGCTCGACCCTCTTTATTAATAGCAGGCTTGACCAATGTCCCGAGTCCCGAATCCTTTCATCAAGCCTCAGCCTTGTTCCACTCACCGGTGCAGGCGCAGCAGGAGAGTGAAGATGTCCCGGTAATATTCCAGCAAGGGAACAACATGGTCAGCAAAGGAGAGAAACTCCACCAGCCAGGGCACGGTGAGCACCGCCCGGCGGGCCTGCAGCCCTCGCTGCAGCAGAGTCCGCACATCCAGGACCGGAGGGACCTGGGAGGGCCAGAGCTCAGTCAGGGGGCAGGTCCCTAGGAAGGGCTGGGAGATGCCCTTTAACCTGCCTGGTTTCCAGAATAGCCAAGGAAACCAGTCAGCTTCAGTGCCTGGCCggtcctccctgctccctcctcaCCAGAATCCCCCGCCCATTCACCTGGCTCCTGAGGGCCAGAATGGAGTCCTGAAGCTCACCGGTCGGGGGAGGTTCAGGCCCCCGGTATGGCAGGAAAGCCACAAAGCCCAGGAATTTAGCCAAAAGTCTCAGGCTAAGAAGCACCACAGCAAATTGCTTCCGCTCACCCTGCATGGAATCAAGGGAAGTAAAAGGTCCAAGCATGAGGCTTCCAGAACAATTCCCGATCTGTTATAAAGTTTTTCTTGAACATACTCCCTTCCCTCCTGGGTCAGACCCCATTATTTCCCTTGTTCTGTTTTCGGACCTGCCAGTCTACGTCTGACTCCCCGTCTTCATCATTGGGCTCATGCTGGGGCAGGGCAAGACCATTGAGCTCCTGGATCTTCAAGCTCAGACTGTCCATGAGATGCTGGTTAAACTGGAAGCTGAGAAGAAGGGGTGGGTGGGGCATAAGCACTGGAAGAGGTACAGGAAAAGCCAGAATCGAGAAGGGGCACTCCAGAGGGAAGGGAGCAGCAGGACAGACAGGGAGGCCCAGGAGCAATGAAATCACCCAcgtgggtgacagaatgagaagtGCAATGAAGCCAGCAAGTTGGAGCTGGAAGGAGCCTATCTCCAGGCAAAGGAGACTGGAGAACTATTTACCCTTTTGGGAAGCCAAACCTTTCCTGGCCTCTGCCCCATTCCTTGCAAGACACAGGGGAGCCTACCTGCTGGCACTAAGGATGAAGTCCCTAAAGAAGCCTTGACAGCCTGGGAAggtggggggtgggcagggcCCCCCACTGCTCTGAGGAGCCATAAGCCGTTCCTGTAGGCGCCACAACCGCCCCAGCTTGTCAGCTCCCAGCATACTCAACACATCTGGGGCCTCGCCCAAGACGGTGCCCCCAGCACCACCAGGGCTCTGACACATCTAGggtggaagaggaaggagagaaattaaaaaaatcagcaagtgGGAGGGAAGGACTGAAcaaaaaataaggagaaagtaATGAACATTTAAGGAATGCCAACTGTGTCAAGTGCTTTAGATAGATTTTCTGAGATGTGAATTACAGTATTGtttcacaggtgaagaaactTAAATTCCAAGGTTAAGCATGTGCCTAGGGTCACTAGAGCTAGGATCTGAAACAAAGCTTGACTACTTACTAAGCCTGGGCTCTTTACCACAGCACAAATCAGGGAAGGCAGCAGCAGGCTAGAGGAGCTGCAGGGCCCGGGATGTGTCAAAGAGAGTGCCCTGGCTTTTCTGTGGCCACTGGAGTTTCAGCCACTCCGCGAGGAGTAGAACTCTTGTTCAAATTCCAGCCCAGGACCTGCCAGGCTGTCTGCCCTATCCCAAAGTGCAGCCGTTAAGTGGCTGCCTGTGATGCCTGCTGTTTAATGTGGATTAATCTCTTGCTGGGGCTGTTACCTGGAGTAGTTGTTTTTGGAAAAGCCGAACAAAGTGGCTGTGGCTGCAGGCTGCGGAGAGCTGACCCATCATGGCCCTGAGGAATAGAAGGCAGGAATGAAGGGTgtggaaaggagggagagggagaaagatctGAGAGAAGCAGCCAACCCCTGGACTTCCCAGCCGTTTACCAGGGACTTGAGCAGACCTCAGCCAGAGCCAGCCTGCAAAGGGACACTGAAGGCAAGGGACACTCCCTCAGCACCAAGGTCCTCCGAGGCTAGAGGTGCACTTAACCAAACAAGAAATCATGCGACCACACCCCCCGACCGTCTTCAGCCACACTAACAGGCGGCGGGTTTCATGAGCAATGTGAAGGGAGATGACTGGACTGAGGTTCGCGTTCTGAGCCCAGGCATCTACCTGCACAGTGACCAGACTTGCCCAAATTAGAGGATGGAGAAGATGGAGGCTGGATGTGTCTAAGCAGTGACTTGGGCCAAAAAAACCTCAAGCAACCTGAGTTAAGAGCTTTGGACTTTCTAAGCAATTGCCACTACAGAACAAGGATAAGACACCTGTGAGTGGAAGGAGCTGGAGAGACACATCCCTTTCGAATAGAGGCAGAGTTATCAATAACTAAAGAGATTTCGGAGGATAGTAGAAAACAGCTAATGGCTGGTAGGAGCGGGGAAaaccttccctcctcctccctcctgccaccGAGCAAGCACTGAGCTACTCATTGCCAGGAACAAGAAAGACAAGGTCTGAGCACCCACCTGATTCTGCTGCCCAAGCCCTTCTCAAAATCCCAGCCAGGCTCCTCATGGTGATCTTCCCACTCTCGCAGCACCTCATAAAACACATCCCTGACGCATAAGAACGCCTGATCAGCCGAGGCACTCACTCCCACCAGTGCCTTCCTGCCCCTGGAAGAACTATCCGTAGCCCAcccaccaccttttttttttttggagatggagtcttgctcttgtcactcaggctggattgcaatgacgcgatctcagctcactgcaacctccgccccgcctgggttcaagcgattctcctgcctcagcctccagagtagctgggattacaagtgcccaccaccacgcctggctaatttttgtatttttagtagagacggagtttcaccatgttggcccggctggtctcaaactcctgacctcaggtgatccgcccctcggcctcctgaagtgctaggattacaggcgtgagccaccacacccggccagcagccccatttttaaatttctccagaGTTCTCTATATGATGACAGTAGTGCTACAGACCAGCAGCACATTACAGGCTTCATGTACTTCTGTGGGCAGTGACAGTTCATCCTGGCACACTCTTGCTTGAGAACCCTGAGACTAAAACCATACACCTGTGAGATGGCTTGCTAAGCGCCGGGGTTCACAGATGCACATGAGAATGAAGCCAGGTGGTCCCTATGATGGCCGGCAGGAAGGACCTGGGGGGACTAACCCACCACCTGTTGGTGCCAAACTCCTAATTTCTATGAAACCAAACAGCTGCCTATTCCAGAAAAATGTCATCTCATTCCCTCCCCAAAAAGTCCCTTTTCTTATCACCTCTGTTTCTTAAAAGTATGAAAGGCTCGGTCACTGGAGAAGTTGGCACGATTGTCAGTCTCTGGCTGAAAGGAGACAGCTTGAGTAGAGGGAGGCATCACCAGAGAGACCTAAAATACAGCAGGAACGTTAGGAACTGCAGGGTCATGCTGAGAAAACTTCTCCCTCTTATTCTTGCCCAGAGTTAGCTCACATTACACTGAAGTGTCGTCAGCAGGGTTGCCTGAATTTATGAAAGCTAGGAAGGGTTAGGTCCAGGCTAGTGGGCAACTAAGCTGGGGTTACTACCTTGGCAACACTGCCCTCATAGGCAGCTCGAAGGCGGCCTTGCAGAGCTGGTGAGAAGCACAGCAGCCGCTCATTCTCAGCCAGCAGCTTCAAGGTCCCTTTGTCCAGGTTGGAAAGAACCCTGCAGGGACAAGAGCACCTATGACTGAGACCAGAACACAGACTGCAAGTAGGAAGCAAGCACCTGCACACCACAGAGGATCTCTAAGGCATGGCGCAGGTATGCAAGCCCAGATATGTACTGCAAGGTCATGGGCCAAGGATCAAAGATAATGAAAGTCAAGGGGAGGATATGAGACTTTACAGAGCAAGGACCAAGACAGCAGGACAGGAACATTACCCAGAAACCAAAGCTCAGCTGCCAAGACCACAGGggtccatttctttttctttttttttgagatgggggtctctgtcacccaggctgggctgggcgtcacccaggctgcagtggcgtgatctcactacagcctggacctcccaggctcaggagatccttccacctcagcctcctaagtagctgggattataggcgcactcccccacacccggcctttttttttttttttttttggtggagatgggattttgtcatgttgcccaggctggtctaaaactcctgggcctaagtcactgtcctgcctcggcctctcaaagtggtgggaatgcaggcgtgagccaccacacctggcccgatCTCAATTCTTTCAGGGACTACATTCATAGCCTTAacacaaaattaaagaaagattATAGGTAGGAGAAGGTCCAGGACCACTGCCCCTGTGTTAAGCACCAGCATATATCCCAAGCAGCCAGAGAGCTAAGCAGATGATGAGAATGAGGCCCAAATGCCTCAGCCAGGGAAACTCACTGAAAGTGACACTCCAAAACCTGCACTGCAAAGAAGACACAATCGTGGATGCTTTGGAACAGTGGACTTTCCAGGGAATCTAGAAGGACAGTACCAAGCTGTCAGTTAAGAACGGTCCCGTTTCTAGACCCCATGTCTCAAAAGGAGGCTTGCTCACTGACCTAGGACAGCTGGACTTAGTTCAGGGTCGCTGTCCTTGGCAGTCACCATCCTCCGGGCAGTGAGGAGCTGAAAGACGAAGAAAAGCTCCAAGAAGAGGTTTGGTACCAGGTTCTCTAGATAGATACAAAAAGAAAGCCCATGGTATGGGCACCATTTGGAGCCAAGGCTCAGTTCCAAGTGCCTTACCAATTCTCTTACCCATAAGTTCTACAAGTGTCTCCACTCCCGCTCCCTCCGCTCTCACTCACCAGCAATGCACGAGGAGTAAACAAGGGCTACAAGCTCCAGGCGCTGGCGGGAAGACACTCTGGCAGGGTCTGCAGGTTCATCTGTGAGGCTTCCTGTCCGGCTGGGGAGGGGCGACCCCAATTCTGGGGTGGGACAGGTGGGGGTAGGTGACTGCTGCAGCTGCTTAGAGCTATGGAATAAAGAAATTTCATGAGCAGTCAGCTTGGCTTCCCTGCTACGGCCACACTCAGGTCACTCCAGAGAAGATACCAACAGCCCAGGAGACAAACCCAGAGTCCCCAAGAGGGAAATCAATTTCAGGGAAAACCCCTGAAGATCCCCCACAGCGAGGAAACCGATATCCCCAGGAGCGGCCAGGCCATACCGCTCCTTCCTGAGCATCTCTCGCTCCTCTTGCAGACTTCTGCACCCTGGGGGAAGGCCAAGGCCCCAAGGGCTAGTGTCCAGGGCTGAGGGTTGGGAACTGGGGACACAGCTGATTGGGGGTGAGGTGAAGCAGGTCTTGGGCTTGGAGAGTGACCGCTCTTCGCTCACCGGAGTTGGGTTGATCCTGCGAGAAGGCTTCGTCCTGCTGAGAGTAGCCACAGGTTTTTCTCAAATTCCTATCTTCAAACATCTCCCCTCCACCACCGCAACAGCTAGACCTCTTgccaaaaaaccccacaaaaaccctCACCATCACCCCCAGCCTTCTACCCATCCTGGCGCTCCACTGCGGAGCGCCGAGCTCGAATGACTGACTCCCCAGAGCCTTCGTGGTACCCATCTCCTGCATGAGAGCTGAGTCTCACCCTGTAGGGCCGGGGGGAACCGAGCCTACGGGAGGGAACTCCTCCAGGTTGCTGAGGTTTGGCGGATCAGACAGCGTGAGGCTGGGGCGGCTGGGGCTGCCAGAGCCCCTAAG is drawn from Homo sapiens chromosome 15, GRCh38.p14 Primary Assembly and contains these coding sequences:
- the CDAN1 gene encoding codanin-1 isoform X6 — its product is MVTAKDSDPELSPAVLDSLESPLFQSIHDCVFFAVQVLECHFQVLSNLDKGTLKLLAENERLLCFSPALQGRLRAAYEGSVAKVSLVMPPSTQAVSFQPETDNRANFSSDRAFHTFKKQRDVFYEVLREWEDHHEEPGWDFEKGLGSRIRAMMGQLSAACSHSHFVRLFQKQLLQMCQSPGGAGGTVLGEAPDVLSMLGADKLGRLWRLQERLMAPQSSGGPCPPPTFPGCQGFFRDFILSASSFQFNQHLMDSLSLKIQELNGLALPQHEPNDEDGESDVDWQGERKQFAVVLLSLRLLAKFLGFVAFLPYRGPEPPPTGELQDSILALRSQVPPVLDVRTLLQRGLQARRAVLTVPWLVEFLSFADHVVPLLEYYRDIFTLLLRLHRSLVLSQESEGKMCFLNKLLLLAVLGWLFQIPTVPEDLFFLEEGPSYAFEVDTVAPEHGLDNAPVVDQQLLYTCCPYIGELRKLLASWVSGSSGRSGGFMRKITPTTTTSLGAQPSQTSQGLQAQLAQAFFHNQPPSLRRTVEFVAERIGSNCVKHIKATLVADLVRQAESLLQEQLVTQGEEGGDPAQLLEILCSQLCPHGAQALALGREFCQRKSPGAVRALLPEETPAAVLSSAENIAVGLATEKACAWLSANITALIRREVKAAVSRTLRAQGPEPAARGERRGCSRACEHHAPLPSHLISEIKDVLSLAVGPRDPDEGVSPEHLEQLLGQLGQTLRCRQFLCPPAEQHLAKCSVELASLLVADQIPILGPPAQYRLERGQARRLLHMLLSLWKEDFQGPVPLQLLLSPRNVGLLADTRPREWDLLLFLLRELVEKGLMGRMEIEACLGSLHQAQWPGDFAEELATLSNLFLAEPHLPEPQLRACELVQPNRGTVLAQS
- the CDAN1 gene encoding codanin-1 isoform X3; its protein translation is MAAVLESLLREEVSVAAVVRWIARSTQGSEDNAGEAAALSSLRALRKEFVPFLLNFLREQSSRVLPQGPPTPAKTPGASAALPGRPGGPPRGSRGARSQLFPPTEAQSTAAEAPLARRGGRRRGPGPARERGGRGLEEGVSGESLPGAGGRRLRGSGSPSRPSLTLSDPPNLSNLEEFPPVGSVPPGPTGRTKPSRRINPTPVSEERSLSKPKTCFTSPPISCVPSSQPSALDTSPWGLGLPPGCRSLQEEREMLRKERSKQLQQSPTPTCPTPELGSPLPSRTGSLTDEPADPARVSSRQRLELVALVYSSCIAENLVPNLFLELFFVFQLLTARRMVTAKDSDPELSPAVLDSLESPLFQSIHDCVFFAVQVLECHFQVLSNLDKGTLKLLAENERLLCFSPALQGRLRAAYEGSVAKVSLVMPPSTQAVSFQPETDNRANFSSDRAFHTFKKQRDVFYEVLREWEDHHEEPGWDFEKGLGSRIRAMMGQLSAACSHSHFVRLFQKQLLQMCQSPGGAGGTVLGEAPDVLSMLGADKLGRLWRLQERLMAPQSSGGPCPPPTFPGCQGFFRDFILSASSFQFNQHLMDSLSLKIQELNGLALPQHEPNDEDGESDVDWQGERKQFAVVLLSLRLLAKFLGFVAFLPYRGPEPPPTGELQDSILALRSQVPPVLDVRTLLQRGLQARRAVLTVPWLVEFLSFADHVVPLLEYYRDIFTLLLRLHRSLVLSQESEGKMCFLNKLLLLAVLGWLFQIPTVPEDLFFLEEGPSYAFEVDTVAPEHGLDNAPVVDQQLLYTCCPYIGELRKLLASWVSGSSGRSGGFMRKITPTTTTSLGAQPSQTSQGLQAQLAQAFFHNQPPSLRRTVEFVAERIGSNCVKHIKATLVADLVRQAESLLQEQLVTQGEEGGDPAQLLEILCSQLCPHGAQALALGREFCQRKSPGAVRALLPEETPAAVLSSAENIAVGLATEKACAWLSANITALIRREVKAAVSRTLRAQGPEPAARGERRGCSRACEHHAPLPSHLISEIKDVLSLAVGPRDPDEGVSPEHLEQLLGQLGQTLRCRQFLCPPAEQHLAKCSVELASLLVADQIPILGPPAQYRLERGQARRLLHMLLSLWKEDFQGPVPLQLLLSPRNVGLLADTRPREWDLLLFLLRELVEKGLMGRMEIEACLGSLHQAQWPGDFAEELATLSNLFLAEPHLPEPQLRACELVQPNRGTVLAQS
- the CDAN1 gene encoding codanin-1 codes for the protein MAAVLESLLREEVSVAAVVRWIARSTQGSEDNAGEAAALSSLRALRKEFVPFLLNFLREQSSRVLPQGPPTPAKTPGASAALPGRPGGPPRGSRGARSQLFPPTEAQSTAAEAPLARRGGRRRGPGPARERGGRGLEEGVSGESLPGAGGRRLRGSGSPSRPSLTLSDPPNLSNLEEFPPVGSVPPGPTGTKPSRRINPTPVSEERSLSKPKTCFTSPPISCVPSSQPSALDTSPWGLGLPPGCRSLQEEREMLRKERSKQLQQSPTPTCPTPELGSPLPSRTGSLTDEPADPARVSSRQRLELVALVYSSCIAENLVPNLFLELFFVFQLLTARRMVTAKDSDPELSPAVLDSLESPLFQSIHDCVFFAVQVLECHFQVLSNLDKGTLKLLAENERLLCFSPALQGRLRAAYEGSVAKVSLVMPPSTQAVSFQPETDNRANFSSDRAFHTFKKQRDVFYEVLREWEDHHEEPGWDFEKGLGSRIRAMMGQLSAACSHSHFVRLFQKQLLQMCQSPGGAGGTVLGEAPDVLSMLGADKLGRLWRLQERLMAPQSSGGPCPPPTFPGCQGFFRDFILSASSFQFNQHLMDSLSLKIQELNGLALPQHEPNDEDGESDVDWQGERKQFAVVLLSLRLLAKFLGFVAFLPYRGPEPPPTGELQDSILALRSQVPPVLDVRTLLQRGLQARRAVLTVPWLVEFLSFADHVVPLLEYYRDIFTLLLRLHRSLVLSQESEGKMCFLNKLLLLAVLGWLFQIPTVPEDLFFLEEGPSYAFEVDTVAPEHGLDNAPVVDQQLLYTCCPYIGELRKLLASWVSGSSGRSGGFMRKITPTTTTSLGAQPSQTSQGLQAQLAQAFFHNQPPSLRRTVEFVAERIGSNCVKHIKATLVADLVRQAESLLQEQLVTQGEEGGDPAQLLEILCSQLCPHGAQALALGREFCQRKSPGAVRALLPEETPAAVLSSAENIAVGLATEKACAWLSANITALIRREVKAAVSRTLRAQGPEPAARGERRGCSRACEHHAPLPSHLISEIKDVLSLAVGPRDPDEGVSPEHLEQLLGQLGQTLRCRQFLCPPAEQHLAKCSVELASLLVADQIPILGPPAQYRLERGQARRLLHMLLSLWKEDFQGPVPLQLLLSPRNVGLLADTRPREWDLLLFLLRELVEKGLMGRMEIEACLGSLHQAQWPGDFAEELATLSNLFLAEPHLPEPQLRACELVQPNRGTVLAQS